Proteins co-encoded in one Ornithorhynchus anatinus isolate Pmale09 chromosome 14, mOrnAna1.pri.v4, whole genome shotgun sequence genomic window:
- the GEMIN2 gene encoding gem-associated protein 2, whose protein sequence is MQSAAVEELMPRFLPVAPCDLPEDFDPTVPPRTPQEYLKRVQIEAARCPEVLVAQIDPKKLKRNQTVSVSLSGCQPAPEGYSPTLKWQQQQVSQFSSTRQRVNKHRNHWKSQHLDSNVMMPKSEDEEGWKKFCLGERLYGEVAVAAPTGENPGIDYVQIGFPPLLSIVSRMNQATITNVLEYLINWFGERDFTPELGRWFYALLACLEKPLLPESHSLIRQLARRCSEVRLLVESKEDERVPALNLLICLVSRYFDQRDLADEPS, encoded by the exons ATGCAGTCGGCGGCGGTGGAGGAGCTGATGCCCCGCTTTCTACCGGTCGCTCCCTGCGACCTCCCCGAAGACTTCGACCCCACCGTGCCCCCCAGGACGCCGCAGGAGTATCTGAAACGGGTCCA GATTGAAGCAGCCCGTTGTCCCGAAGTTCTTGTGGCCCAGATAGACCCGAAGAAGCTGAAGAGGAATCAAACTGTCAGTGTCTCA CTCTCAGGATGCCAGCCAGCCCCCGAGGGATATTCTCCCACACTCAAATGGCAACAGCAACAAGTGTCACAGTTTTCAAGTACTCGCCAG aGAGTGAACAAACACAGAAACCACTGGAAGTCGCAGCATTTGGATAGCAATGTCATGATG CCAAAATCAGAGGATGAAGAAGGCTGGAAAAAATTTTGCTTGGGAGAAAGGTTATATGGTGAGGTGGCTGTTGCAGCACCTACAGGAGAAAATCCAGGAATTGATTATGTGCAG ATTGGTTTTCCTCCCCTGCTTAGTATTGTCAGTAGGATGAATCAG GCAACAATAACGAATGTCTTGGAGTACCTGATTAACTGGTTTGGAGAAAGAGATTTTACTCCAGAATTG GGAAGGTGGTTTTATGCTCTGTTAGCTTGTCTTGAAAAACCTCTGTTGCCTGAATCTCATTCCCTGATTCGGCAACTAGCAAGACGCTGCTCAGAAGTGAGACTCTTAGTG gaaAGCAAAGAAGATGAAAGAGTACCTGCTCTGAATTTATTAATTTGCTTAGTTAGCAG GTATTTTGATCAACGTGATCTGGCTGACGAACCATCCTGA